The genomic DNA AGGGAATGTCTTGTTGTAGCTCTCTCTGAGTTCAATGGCGGTGATGAGTCTCTCCTCCGGCTTTTTCTCGTACAgaattctgattttttctgACCACTCCTTTGGATCTTCTGATTCAATGATGACAGACTTTCCACCATCAATTTTCTCTAACGCGTTAGCTATTCCAGATTCACTGGTAAGAAGAACAGGAACACCAGCAGAAATGGCTTCTAAGGCGATCAGACCAAAGCCTTCGGTACGAGAAAGCATAGCAACCAAGTCTGCTGCATAGAACATTTCTTTCACCTCATCTTGATTACAGTAACCACGTACTGTTAACTGCCTCCTTGTTATGCTTGTATTTTGCAGAAACCAGTGCATTATAAGGCTGTGTTGGCCTTCAGGTGAACCGACAAATGTCATCTTGAACTTCTCCCCAAGGGAACCTAATGCATTGGCAATAATATCATAACCCTTGAGCGCCAAATCTTCGTAAGATCCTCTCCCAAAGACAAAGACACTGAACTCGTCAGGACCATGCGAAACATTGGCAAGTTTCTGATCTGAAAGACTGACAAATTTATCGAAAATTCCAGGAGTGATGATGTGAACGTTTGTGTCTGGGAGACATCTGCTGTACTTTTGCTGGAGTCGTGAGCCGACAGCAACAACGGCGTTTGATTCTTTGCAGAGTTTGATTTCCTCTTTGTGCTTCTTCTCATTCTCTTCTACTGCATCTGTTTCCGTTTGTTTGTACTTTCCAAGGTCTTCGAAAAATACATGCACAAACTGTATCCATTTGCACTTTGTAATTTGTGTAATGAAGTAAGCAGGGGTGCCAAACTTTCGTCCATGGCCGATCACAACATCAGGATGTAAGAGCTCCGAAGGAGGAAGTCTCAGCGATTCCAGACGGTCACTTGTCCCCGGTATACTCTTTGCTGTTATTATATTCACACCATTTTTTCTAGCATCTTCTCTGTCCGATTCATTGCTATGGCAAACATAGCAGTGAATCGCAAAGTCCTCGCTTGATGCTTTAGCAAGATTTATGGCAAATTTTCTGTTGAAGGTAGCTAAACCTCCCTTACTTGAATTCCACTCctcgcaaacaaacaaaacattaatGTGCTTTGACTCAACTCTCTCTGACGCGCttggtaaaatgaaaaaaggatcATGAGAACCTTTCTTCGCCCCTACAATCACAGCCCCCATTTTAACGAAGGATATTGCCTCAGTATATAAACTTCCCAAGCAGACGTTCGTAgtggttcgtcacgcgttcctgccccaccaCAAACAGCGAACGCGTGATTAACcccaaagaacgtctgcgtgggaggctaaaatataaacaataaTCGCCCAAAGGCGCTGCACGCACTCTAAACCTAATGTCGCCGACCATTGGGTGACATAGAATTTCATGTAAGAGTGAAACACAGACTCATTTGAACATTGTACAcctttgaaagactttcgtaacaagaaaaatataatgAGTACCATTTTCAAGTCGGGGCTGTATAGTAATTTaaaaattccaccattatgaatagaAATAAGCAAGTTAGcaattctaagcaggaaacgattagcattattttcacgcacccctgGGAGTCTGTAAAACTAGGGTTGTTTCTGTAGGTACCGGAGCACAGTATATGTCATCACGCTCGAATAAATTACTTCGGTATCAACGCATAATTTGCCCAAATTATTTCCAAATGGAGAAATTAAAGCACTAGTTTCAAAAGGCAATAAACCAAACAAAATAAGAAACTAAGCAACAATTGAGTCCGTGGGTCAGTCCGTTGCCTCAAGTACAAaggtccacagagtccacaggtccatagagtccacaggtccacaggtccacaggtccacagagtccacaggtcCATAGGTCCACAGAGTCCGCAGGTCCACAGGTCCACAGGTCCACcgagtccacaggtccacaggTCCACAGGTCCACggagtccacaggtccacaggTCCAAAGAGTCCACAGGTCCACggagtccacaggtccacagagtccacaaGTCCACAAGTCCACACCCTCACAAGTTTACACTTCTTCGGTCCACAAGTCCacatagcctgcatagcagacGCATGAAAGTAATATGGGCGCAAGAAATAACCTGACGCGCGCATGCAGGCTAAAATCCACATTGGGGGTCATGGCCGAGTTACATCAATTTATCACAGTCTTCGCAGCAATTTTAAGTGTATCAGGCAACGCTTCTTtggagaagcgttgcgtgagaCTCATGGCACTCATCTGGATCAAAGAAAAATTGTCATTGAAAATGCCATGGCGCCTTTCCATTTAATATCCACCCACCACCCCCCCTCCTCCTGCTATGGATGAGATTTTTGGAGGGGTCCCTTAAAACAGGAGTATTTGTCCGAAGGGTTCACAGAAGAATTCATGCACACTTTGTGAGGGGTcttaaaatatacatatatacataatCGAGTCGAGTATTTATTGACCATATAAGACATGTGTAATTGAAGAATTCATCAATTATGGTTTCTATAAAATGTTTATTAAAACATCAAATTTTGACACAATATCTGTTCCTAAAAAAGACGTTACAAAAATTGATATCAGGAAATGAAGTACTTAATTATGTTTAATTTCATTTCTAACGGTAACAACTCAAGGGTTATGTTATCTTTTTCTGGTTCTAACTAATATAACAGAGTCAACCATTCGCATCTAATTATAAACGACCATAACATATGCAAAACGTATAAAATATGCATTCACTCGCAAAATAAAGCTGGCGTGTAGCATAACATATTGACTGATCAGGACTTGTTTTTATCCGTTAAATGATGACCTCAATCGCTACCATTTTTTTACAGTCAGAAATCCattataaaaaacaacaatactTTCAGGAAACACCACCCTCTTGCCGCTAAAATCATCTTACTTCTTACAAATTGTCATTACTTGAAGTAATCTTTTCCTTTCTCTGGCTCTACGGTGCAGTtactgaaataataattattccatTATGAAACTTTTGTTGTCGTCTCTTGCGGACTTAAATAGAAGTAGGAGGCGACTATATCTGATGGTTTTGAATTAGTGTTCTGAGTGTTTACCACTTTATGCTGAAATTTTTCACTCAtaatatttttagaaaaatcACACTCTGTGCTTGCAAGAATGGTACTATTTTCCCATTAACACTTGTTGTATTTTAGCACATCGATGTTTATTATCCTCCATTTCTTTGGTTTAATTGGTTATTACGAAATAAGTGATGTATTACTTAAGAAAAGTATCTCTCAATCAACGGAAGAATACTGAATTAGCAAAACCTTACTCCATGATGAAGCTCACTTTCAAACCTCTCTTTGAAGTTAAGGCCACAACGTATAGTAACATGCCCCTGACCACCAGCCGAACTTTTTGTCACTATTATTCCGGTAAAATGCTTGATTCTTTTTCCTTACGTTTAATCCTGAAAATAATGCCGGCATAATATGTAAAACTTTGATCTGATTCCACGGGTTCCGATTACAATTAATTGTTTTGTCATTATTTAGCTTAAGTTTGTCAGCCGTCATCCAAGTCTTGATGTGTAGAATGCAATCTTGTAATGCAGTTACCGCTTCTAATTCACTCGCACTAGAACCAGGCTTAAATGAGATATATAACTGGTTATCGTTTGCGTATGCAGTGTACGTATGCTGGGTATCGTCTGCGTATACATCTGGGAGGTGGCACTTCACTACCTCGAATAGCTTGCTGGCATAAATTGTAAAAAGCAGCGGCCCCAGACACGAATCCTTCGGTACACCATGAAGAAGAGAGAAATTCTCTGAGAAGCTCCCATTAAGTAATACAAGCTGTGATCTACCAGCCAGGTAGGATCCGAACCGTTGAAGTGTAGTATCTGCAATGCCAAAAGTTATCTGAAGACGACGGAGAAGTACAGCTTCATGATCTGCAGTGTCAAATGCTGAACTCAAGTCTAACAGCATCAGTAGAGTGACCCTCTGGTTATCCATGTTAAGCAAGATGTTATTTTGTACCTTAAGGGGGTCCGTCTACGTGCTATGGCCTGCTCAATAGGCTGACTGGAGCGTTGGGTACAGCTCTGATCGCACTAAATGCTCTTGGGTTTGGTTGTACACTGCTCTCTCCGTAAGCTTCGAAATAAATTGGAGATTTCTCACAGGTCTAAGATTTGAAAGGGAGGCTCTTTGACAACGTTTCTTGAGCCGTGGATCAACTAGAGCAGCTTTCCACGCAAGTGGAAAGTATCCAAGAGTTAAGGAACAATTAACCATAGAAGTGATTATTGGACtctgtggactctgtggacctgtggactctgTAGACTTGTGGACTCTGTGGACATGTGGACTCTGTGGACATGTGGACTCTGTGGACATGTGGACTCTGTGGACATGTGGACTCTGTGGACttgtggactctgtggacctgtGCACCTGTGGACTttgtggacctgtggactccGTGCAgctgtggacctgtggactctCTGGACttgtggactctgtggacctATGGACTTGTGGACTCTATGGACCTGTGGACTCGGTGGACCTGTGGACTCTCTGGACTTGTGGACtctgtggactctgtggacttgtggactctgtggactctgtggacctgtggactgTATGGACCTGTGGACTCTGTAGACttgtggactctgtggacctgtggactttgtggacctgtggactccGTGCAgctgtggacctgtggactctgCGGACCTGTGGACttgtggactctgtggacctgtggactctCTAGACTTGTGGACtctgtggactctgtggacttgaggactctgtggacctgtggactgtatggacctgtggactctgtggacttgtggactctgtggacctgtggactctgtggacctgtggacctgtggactctgtggacgCTGTGGACttgtggactctgtggacctgtggacctgtggactgGTGGACATGTCgacctgtggactctgtggacctgtggaccCTGTGGACCTGTAGACTCTGTGGACTTGTGGACcctgtggacctgtggactccGTGGACCTGTGGACTGGGTGGATCTGTGGACACTGTGGACTCTATGGACCCGTGGACTCTGTGGACTTTTGTACTTGAGGCAACGGACTAACCCACGGGCTCAGTTGTTGCTTAGTTTCGTATTTTGTTTGGTTTATTGCCTTTTGAGACTAGTTCTTTAATTTCTCCATTTGGAAATAATTTGGGCAAATTATGCATTGATACCGAAGTAATTTATTCGAGCGTGATGACGTATACTGTCCTCCGGTACCTCCAGAAACAACCAAAACTAGGAACAGGCTCGGACCACCTTTGGAACATCCCCAGTACACCCTCAGGACATCCCGGAAAACCCCCCTGACGGACCGGACCCTCCGGAACACCCTTAATTACAAAGTTTaggcaaaaaaatacaaaaccgAAAACTGGAAAATTGGCCAGTAATTCACTCTGCTTAACGACTTTTGAAGATTTTAAGAATTCAAAGTAGTCCGTTGCCTTTATACGAATACGTACTTACTAgctttttgtctgaaatatagCTGAAAGAGTCCTTATTGGTCTTATTGaatgaaatcaagaaaaaaggaaaagaaaagagttaGATTAGACCCAAGCAGATGGTCCATGAGGAATTTACAATATTTTCACTAATTATCTTCTACCCAATTTGATGTCTACCGTGCTCGAGGAGTATCACTTAGACTTACAGCTTTTTTTGATtcttgtattgttttctttgattttgatattttgtcttcaaaagaaaaatattttttgtttcagtgtttcattttgatttttcatcttattgttgattttcaaagtttattaCCCTTTATTTCTCAAATGgcgttttgattttcaaaatgagatAAATATGGATCTTACCCACGTGACAGCTTCAGTAGTGGGTGGTAAGCAATACCCAAGGCCAGGACACTCAAACATATATCATGGCCGAACAAGACAGAGAGGGTGTGTTCCGAGGAAGCTGCCTTAACAACCAGCAGGGCAGTCGCATAAAAGTTaagctaaaacaaaagaatttattcaCGGGGAACTACAGGACATCGCGCTTCAGTCCAAAGTCTCACTagtctcaagaaaaaaaataccggAGGAATGCAATAAAGGAAAGTTTGGGTAAAGTTTTGCCACCGAGGCCTTAAGTTCAAACTAACACCCCGCTTAAGAAAAGAGACCATATAACAGATCTTTGATTCGTTTTGTTTCTTAAAcagaaataattaatttttcaaactaacgTCACATTTGTATACTTCCTATATCCAATTTTTACATTCTTGTAAAGGATTCCGCTccaagaccctgaaaaccatgcCCTGCTCAGGGGCAAATTACCGTCAAGGCCAAATACGGGAGTGCCCCCTTCCAGGAAACACCTACAGAACAAAGAATTCTCCATGCAATATATAATGTGCCgctcgaaagaaaaaaacaaacgttagctggaaaataaaaatgagacACTAAAACcaagaataatttttctttttaatcaaagacaaaatagcaaagtgaaagaaaacaagacaagaatcaaaataactgaatttTTTAAGTGATACTCCTCGAACACAAGAGACATGAAATCGGTAATATATTCAtttagaacatttttttatttttggcttatttatctttttcttgACTTCAGTAACGGCTCTTTCAGCTATATTTTGAAATGATTC from Porites lutea chromosome 6, jaPorLute2.1, whole genome shotgun sequence includes the following:
- the LOC140941898 gene encoding D-inositol 3-phosphate glycosyltransferase-like — protein: MGAVIVGAKKGSHDPFFILPSASERVESKHINVLFVCEEWNSSKGGLATFNRKFAINLAKASSEDFAIHCYVCHSNESDREDARKNGVNIITAKSIPGTSDRLESLRLPPSELLHPDVVIGHGRKFGTPAYFITQITKCKWIQFVHVFFEDLGKYKQTETDAVEENEKKHKEEIKLCKESNAVVAVGSRLQQKYSRCLPDTNVHIITPGIFDKFVSLSDQKLANVSHGPDEFSVFVFGRGSYEDLALKGYDIIANALGSLGEKFKMTFVGSPEGQHSLIMHWFLQNTSITRRQLTVRGYCNQDEVKEMFYAADLVAMLSRTEGFGLIALEAISAGVPVLLTSESGIANALEKIDGGKSVIIESEDPKEWSEKIRILYEKKPEERLITAIELRESYNKTFPWDTQCEQFKDIILRMMSDSCCADNVKGMKIVLQGQSVSSIVKSLFKLIQKKVILKLNMKFRMVRCFTLLQALETLKSSS